From one Anoplolepis gracilipes chromosome 10, ASM4749672v1, whole genome shotgun sequence genomic stretch:
- the Rpl36a gene encoding LOW QUALITY PROTEIN: large ribosomal subunit protein eL42 (The sequence of the model RefSeq protein was modified relative to this genomic sequence to represent the inferred CDS: deleted 2 bases in 1 codon) gives MNLLQRRTRLRRRVASRLVAIHWRLALSISGQAAFPFSSYTFKMVNVPKQRRTFCKKCKVHKTHKVTQYKKSKERHASQGRRRYDRKQQGFGGQTKPIFRKKAKTTKKIVLRMECTECKYRKQIPLKRCKHFELGGDKKRKGQMIQF, from the exons cgtcgcgtcgcgtttaGTTGCCATTCACTGGCGCTTGGCGCTTTCGATTTCCGGTCAAGCAGCGTTTCCCTTTTCTTCCTATACGTTCAAGATG GTTAACGTACCGAAGCAGAGACGtactttttgcaaaaaatgcaAAGTACACAAGACTCACAAAGTGACTCAATATAAGAAAAGTAAGGAGAGACATGCCTCGCAGGGCAGAAGGCGTTATGACCGCAAACAGCAAGGTTTTGGCGGTCAAACTAAGCCCATcttcagaaaaaaa gcAAAAACGACAAAGAAAATTGTACTGAGGATGGAATGTACGGAATGCAAGTATAGAAAACAAATTCCACTGAAAAGATGCAAGCACTTTGAACTGGGTGGTGATAAGAAGAGGAAG GGTCAAATGAttcagttttaa